A stretch of DNA from Chionomys nivalis chromosome 22, mChiNiv1.1, whole genome shotgun sequence:
CTGGCAACCCTGGGAGAGGAAACAGGACCTTGAAGGTTCAGTGCAGAAACCAGGGatccagagagagaaagggagagagtggacagaaGCACAGGAGACTTGGAGGTGCATGGGACACCGAGGGACAGAGGCACAGAATGTGACATTGTGACCCTGAGGAAATGATGGAGACACCACAGAGACACAGGGGACAGGGACAGACATGAAACAGCACATAAGGgacaataagaccaggcacagAGAGGACGTAGAAGCACAGAGACAGATATGGTTGGGGCACAGACAGGTAGCAGTGACATAGAGGATACAAGGAGAGGCATGGACAGTCCGGTTCTCACCATTTAACTCTGGTACAAGGATGTTTTCCTCTTTGAGTCCCTTATGCTGTACAAATTTCTTaaattcttccatggcctctgggtTTGGCTCAGGGTTTCTCCCTGTGGGGAGGTGGGGCAGGCTTAAGGGGTGGGGCTCAGCTCTGCAGAAAGCCAGAGACACAGGGATGGGAGCATTAACCTGCACAAAGGTGGAGAGAGGACCCTGGCGGTTAACAACAAACTGGGTGTGGAACCCAGACGTGAGGGACCCTCCGGCCCTAGGGAGAACCTCTGCAGACTTACAGCTCACTCCACAGACCTGTATCTCTGTGGAATGAGGCTGTCCCTGGAGTATTGCTACCTACCATAAAGGCCTCTGCCAAGACATTCCCTTTGACCTGACCCTTGACTGAGATCCCTGGAAGTGTCATTTGCTGGATCCAGGAGTGGAGACCGTTCCTGAGTGTCCAGACTCCAAAATCACCCAAAAGACCCAGGTCCACCCAGTTTTAGCCACTTTTCTCTTTGAGTCTCACACATTTCCTGGGTAGTACCCTGGGCACAGCACCAAGAGGCTTCATGGTCCCCAGTGCCAGGCATGGCTGTTGGAAGCAGAGATCAGAGACAGGACATAGGACTTTCATGGCACCTCACCGATGAGCTTTCCCACGCCAAACAACTTTCCAGGGTGGCGGCTTTCACAGTAGATGACGTAGTGGTCCTTCACCGGTAGCTCTGTGATATAGATGAACCTCTTGTCGTCAACTGCAGGTGAACAGAAATAGCTCTTAGTGTCTTATCTTTGAGGCACCATGCCCCCCATGTGAGGGAACACCTTGGAACACTTCGGTGGTCACCCAGGAGACCTGTCTAGTCTAGCCCTGGCCGTTCTATCGTTTCCATAGTTAGACAGGAGGCATTTCTTGAAGCTGTCAATCCCAGCTAAGATGTTCAGAGAAGGGCGCTGATGTTGGACCCAGGCCTGAGCATCCATCTCCCTGCCTGGCTTTCTGCTCTTTAGCATGGTTTTCTCATGGGTCAAGAGCTGAGATCCAGGCAGGGGACCAAGAGTCAGTCAGATGCTAGGGTTGACTGCACAACGACCTCTATATCTGTTATATGGAAAGTGAGTGGATGGTCGGTTCTACAAGCTGGACCAGACAAGGGCCCATCTGTGCAAGGGCTGCCGCTGCAGGACACCCTAAGACACAGGGACTCACAGGAGGTGAATTTGCCAGGCTCATCAGTTTTCTTCATCAGGATTTTAACGTCATGGCACTGACCATTCTTCCTGTAATCACAAGTCCACAGTCAGGCAGCTCTCAGCAGCAGAGCGGAGCCTCTCAGCTCTTTTGGTGACTCAGCCCTGGTCAGGTGATCTCCTAAATTCCATGTTCCTGCTTTAGGAAGCTGCTTAGGACTGTGTCCCCTCAAAGTCTGGGATCTTTTAGTTTCCCAAACTAAACACATAGCAAGGATAGCAAGGGAGAGACAGACAACTAAGGAGGTCACAGTTGGGGACACATACCAGAATATAACGTCGGCCTCCAGGTCTCCTCCTTCCAGGGCTGTTACCTTCACAGGGAAAACCTTCGAGGGGATCTTGAAACAGGGTAGGCTGCCGTTGTGTATCATGGCCTTTGGATACCAGATCCCAGAGTACTGCAGGAGACAAAGCTTTGAACACGCCCAATCATGGCCCTGATCCTATCCCAGGCTCCAGCACATGGGCAGCACCTGAGTAGACACTCAGAGCCCAGGCTGCAGCCACTGAAGGGCTAACCCTGTATTCCAGGACCTTGGTCAGGAAATAGATACCAGCGCTTTAGACGACCCAACCCCATGATGGTAGAAAGTGTGTGCTCCCCATCCAGGGAGCCTACACCTCAGCACTGGATGAATGCTCTTGTCTACGAGGCCTTCTGGCTCTGCGTATCATGTGAACAAGGAACCCTTACCAAAATCTGCTTTCTGTTCTAAAGCCCTATCTTCATGAGAATACCCATCTTCTGTTAGAATAATGGAAGCCCAGTACTGACTGCTCAGTGCAAGGTCAAATTCAACCTTCAAGGAAACATGCTGCACCTCAGCTCAAATCTACCAGCACCAAGCAGAAGGCCATGCCTTTACCCCACCCCTCCCCATTGATCTTCCACTCCTCACATCCTCCTGGTCATCTGATGGAACTTCTTGGGCCTTCAGGAAAGCCACCAGCCCCAGAAGCAAGGTCAAGAGCAGGCTCTTCATCCTCAGTTGCTGGGCTCTCACACAAGGCAGGTCACCCGGGGAAGGTCTGCTCTGGCTGCTCACACGGTGCCCTTTATATCCCCCGTGGCCAGGGATGTGTGCCCACTTGGCACTGACCACGTACCTCCTGTCCTTCTCTCATGGCCAAATCCACATCCATCATGGAGGTGGaaggttgttgttgttgggatcTGATGACAATGAACTCAATGTCACTCACAGACGAAGAAAGACACACAATGCCCTGCAATGTCTGTGCCACAAGACGTGCTCACAAAGAACATTGGGAAGATGGGTGACTCAGGTACAGAAAGGTTTCTCattgggaagggagagagggccaGGCTTCCCTTCACAGCCCTGTCCTCCATCTGCCATGGCTGCCCTGAGCTGTGTTCACTGAGATCTGGATTCTGACCTCCTGTGCGGAGAATGGGGCTGAGCTACACCACCAGAGACTGTTGCTGGTCCCCAGATGGCCTGGCCACTGCCCAGGAGGGAGACCACTTCATTGTCCTTTTCGTGCATGGATACCCCAGCTGGACCTTCCTATAAGTGGGGACACAGACTCCTGACTCTTGTCAGTTTGAACAGCATCAGGGCAGACCCCCTGCCACACTAGGCCACACCATGACCCTGACCCAGCTGTGGGCTCTGCAGGCCCCTTCTTACTCCCAGATGTCCTGGTCCTTTTCACTGCCCGACCAATATCATCCTCTCAGGCACCAGGTAGGGCTCCATTTCCATAGTTCACATGATTTTAAGTTTGCTGCATGAAGAATTCCAACCACACACGAATATTTTTCCCCTGAAGGGACAGGTGAGGGGGTTCACCTCTGTGATCTCAGGGGGATTCATCTCCAACAAGGGGACTTAACCTTCTGCTGTTTTTGTCATCTGAGAACCTGCTGAGAGGACATTTCAGAGCCAGGGCTGCCCTGGTGCACCTGAGCTCCATGTGTGTTCATTTCTTGCCATCTTGGGCCCTGAGGTGGGATGAAGAACCAGCGTCCATCACAGCTTGACCTGAGCCCACCCCTGTGCTCCTATTGAACTTCATTCCTTGTTGTAAtaatgagcggcagggctgcgtccccagcacccagccgcccgcatggctagcttatgccccgaaataattacacggaaaccgtatttttttaatcactgcttggcccattagttttagtctcttattggctagctcttacatattgatctaacccatttttaatattctgtgtagcacaacgagttggcttaccagggaagatcttaacctgcgtctgtctggagtgggagaatcatggcgactcctgactcagcttctttctcccagcattctctctgtttactccacccacctaagggctggcctataaatggaccaaggcagtttctttattaaatgaaagtaactcctccatcatttttcctttttttgtttaaacaaaaaagaaaggctttcactttaacatagtaagattacatatagcaaaacagttattaagcaagaattacagttataatatttatatctattttatcataactaaggaaaactacaactatctatccattcttcaactccatcaaagactccagaaggatataatattacctaagtaaacaataaatccaaaactgtagaaatgacagagacatttcgctgcctggacagtcactcaaagttcctctgtaccgttggggcatccatcttcagcctacaggcccataggatccagcagacattttcatcaagcaggaaattccaaagacagttcagtcactttttgctgtgtcctgcagaatgtctcgtagactctttcatgagtcaggaaccccgaaagatcatctcacctttaggcaagttcagcagttctttttctgggggttctttgtgtccagtttatgcaacagtccaggcatgagcagtttcatgcccaaatggctatcaaactccttaaggagcctcttcggtgcccatcatcctcttgaagtagattggtgctgccaggagcagacgtgtctcattatcatgaaaagccctaagttattaaaacattaaatgccatattctgcagtctttgaaagatatgaagaatgcctatctagctgaaatatatttatgcacatctagaaaatctaactaacatgactaaaagcttgacaattattgatgattatccattaacaacctatatacattacatttttaaatgaactatacaatcacaataccttaatcaagattagaaatatgtatatacatataacaaaattgaccttcaaattcacaccaatgtaaattattcctCTGGAGTCCACAGCTTCCCTCCTTGTTAGCTCTGAGCACCCACAGGCTCTCCACATTGGCAGATCACACTCTTTTTGGGCAAATGATGCAAAAAGCACCACGACTCCATGTGCCAACCTGTGTTCTGAATTCATGATGTCTGCCTGGCTCCAGGCCTTAGCCCAGCTTCCTTCCCAGTAGGAACTGTGCCTTCCACTCCCCACTCTGCAGTTCCTGAACTTGGCCACCTGCCCTGAAACCTAGAAGGTCAGGTCTGAAGAAGGATTTCATTTCCTGTGTGACTGTCTATACTCCAGGGCTCTGAAGACGGGTGCTGGTCACACAATGGCATCTTTGTGCCTGTCTGGACCAAAGGTGGACGGGCTCAAGTATCCACAAACAATCTTAATGATCACCCTCTGACTGGCCCTGGCTTGTGCTGAGGAGCTGGAAGGGTCCAGGTCTTGACCTCACTATAGAAGGTGTTGAGCAGTAGGCCTGACTTTCTGGGTGTAAGCGGGGAGGGCTTTCAGGACCAGAGATTAGAAAACAGGCTATCAGCCGGGCAggggtgtcgcacgcctttaatcccagcacttgggaggcagagactggcggatctctgtgagtttgaggccagcctggtctacaagagctagttccagacaggaaccaaaaagctacggagaaaccctgtctcaaaaaagaaaaaaaaaaaaaagaaaacaggctatCATTTCCAAATCAAGGGTGCGGCGTCTCTGAACCTGACAGCTTGTCCTTCACTAGCGTGTTTGATTCCTTCCTCTGAGCACCTCACCACACAGGCACCCGTGTCTGATTCCCTGAGTCAGAGGAGAACAATGTGTCCATGATTGACAGAGCCAGGGATGCTGTCATTCTGCTGGAGGTCATTGGAACTTGCCAGGTGGCTCCCATTATCCTTTTCTCTGGCTGTGTCTTAGCACCCGATTTGTCTCAAGGTTTCCAGTTAGGTTCTTTGGCAGGACTAAACTAAGGGGCAGCAGGTAGCTGCCGTCCTGTGGATGGACTCTGTGCGAATCCTGCAGTGTCGGTGCTGGGGTGGCTCCAGCTGAATGTGCTGACGGCTGACCTCTACTGTCCCCTGCCACTGCGGTTGACATTTCCTAACACCAGAGAGACTAGCAGAGTCCCAGTCTAGTGCCTgcacctcccttttctgtttctctgacccCCAGTCTTGAAGGGCAGGGGTGAGGTTGATAACCACACTGTCATGGATGGGTCTGAAGCTTCCCCCTCAGGTTCAGGTGCGGAAGGCTTAGTCCCAGCTGACAGCCCTATTTGAAGAGACTGCAGACCGAGGCCAGGGCTGGTAGAGATTAGTCATGGAGAACACCTtgtcctcctctctgcttccttgacGGCACGAGATGCCGGCTGTTCCACTTAACCCTCTCTGCCATGATGCTCTACTCACCACAGGCCCTCGGCCATGAGACCAAACCATCGTGGGCAGAACCTCTGACACCAGGAGCCAAAATAACTCCTTCTTCTTTATGTTGTCCTCTCGTGTGCTTAAGGCGATGATGTAAACCTGGCTGATACATTGTCAGCATGGACGGAAACTGAGAGTAAAGTGGGGCTGGGCTCCCCCCACCCCGAGACAACATGAAATGTCCCACCTGTGACTCAGAGGGTCCTCAGGAGAGC
This window harbors:
- the LOC130864354 gene encoding odorant-binding protein 2a-like, whose protein sequence is MKSLLLTLLLGLVAFLKAQEVPSDDQEDYSGIWYPKAMIHNGSLPCFKIPSKVFPVKVTALEGGDLEADVIFWKNGQCHDVKILMKKTDEPGKFTSFDDKRFIYITELPVKDHYVIYCESRHPGKLFGVGKLIGRNPEPNPEAMEEFKKFVQHKGLKEENILVPELNETGFSTTEMGSPEPDRTVETRTVEMGSPEPDRTVETRTVEMGSPEPDRTVETRTVEMGSPEPDRTVETRTVEMGSPEPDRTVETRTVEMGSPEPDRTVETRTVEMGSPEPDRTVETHQPREQQQQRRQRRRQRQRQRQRQQQPATAETEQERP